In a genomic window of Halodesulfovibrio aestuarii DSM 17919 = ATCC 29578:
- the mnmE gene encoding tRNA uridine-5-carboxymethylaminomethyl(34) synthesis GTPase MnmE, whose translation MTQNDTIAAIATAMGQGGIGIIRISGDDSGAILRKLFRSSSKSFTDFRPWVLHHGHILDAKGEDLDDVLVVHMPGTNTFTGEESAEIHCHGGPAILSSVLEAIFSLGARPADCGEFSKRAFLNGRMDLTQVEAIAEMIAAPAREGVRLAQAKLDGLLGQRIGELRTRLEIVRMKLCVAVDFPEEDLECLDPQEFTDDITSVMDALRTLLGNFDRARCWRDGALVVLAGQVNAGKSSLMNGLLGRKRAIVTDIPGTTRDFLEEHLTFDGLPIRLVDTAGLRETGDIVEQEGVRLSRDLASQADLVLLVVDATHGLGQHEKELIASVGAEKVLLVWNKVDLVDEAQEIDTADCAVVQISAKLGDGLDMLAEAIRTNILTRNGDAKEPEAGDLVPNLRQSLALEQSATELEGLLEDLAMQVPYDLLGVRLETACSILSEITGETTPNEILNKIFESFCIGK comes from the coding sequence ATGACCCAGAACGATACAATTGCAGCAATCGCCACAGCAATGGGGCAGGGCGGTATCGGTATTATCCGCATCAGCGGTGATGATTCCGGTGCTATCCTTCGCAAGCTGTTCCGCTCTTCCAGCAAAAGTTTTACAGATTTTCGCCCTTGGGTGCTTCATCATGGACACATTTTGGATGCAAAAGGTGAAGATCTGGACGATGTGCTGGTTGTGCATATGCCGGGTACGAATACGTTCACCGGTGAAGAAAGTGCCGAAATCCACTGTCATGGTGGGCCGGCAATTTTAAGCAGTGTGCTTGAGGCGATTTTTTCCCTTGGCGCACGTCCCGCAGACTGTGGTGAATTTTCCAAGCGCGCTTTCCTGAACGGGCGTATGGACTTAACACAGGTTGAAGCTATTGCAGAAATGATTGCAGCTCCGGCTCGTGAAGGTGTCCGCCTTGCTCAGGCAAAACTGGATGGCTTGCTTGGGCAGCGTATTGGTGAACTGCGTACCCGCCTCGAAATCGTTCGTATGAAACTGTGTGTTGCTGTGGATTTTCCGGAAGAAGATTTGGAATGTCTCGATCCGCAGGAATTTACTGACGACATTACGTCCGTAATGGACGCACTTCGTACATTGCTTGGAAACTTCGACCGTGCTCGCTGTTGGCGCGATGGCGCGCTTGTTGTCCTCGCAGGGCAGGTAAACGCAGGAAAATCAAGCTTGATGAACGGTCTGCTTGGTCGTAAGCGTGCTATTGTCACCGATATTCCGGGTACAACCCGTGATTTTTTGGAAGAACATCTAACTTTTGATGGTTTGCCAATTCGACTTGTTGATACAGCAGGGCTTCGTGAGACTGGTGACATCGTAGAACAGGAAGGCGTCCGGCTCAGCCGTGATCTTGCGTCACAGGCCGATCTGGTACTGCTTGTTGTTGATGCAACCCACGGACTTGGTCAGCATGAAAAAGAGTTGATTGCGTCTGTAGGTGCAGAAAAAGTTCTTCTTGTGTGGAACAAAGTGGATTTGGTTGATGAAGCACAGGAAATTGATACAGCCGACTGCGCAGTAGTACAGATTTCTGCAAAATTGGGTGATGGATTGGATATGCTTGCAGAAGCAATCCGAACTAATATTCTTACCCGCAATGGTGATGCAAAAGAACCTGAGGCTGGCGATCTGGTTCCTAACTTGCGACAGAGCCTTGCTCTTGAACAATCTGCTACAGAACTCGAAGGGCTGCTTGAAGACCTTGCGATGCAAGTTCCATATGATCTGCTCGGCGTTCGACTGGAAACAGCATGCTCGATTTTGTCTGAAATTACAGGCGAAACAACGCCGAATGAAATTTTGAATAAAATATTTGAGAGCTTCTGTATCGGTAAATAA
- a CDS encoding protein jag produces MDGYKEFKGKTLDSAIEEACSYFNSPREKLEIDLINDAKTGIFGLVGAKKARIRARRMQVQFDSQALSAPSETSRRSKKNAASVTAEPTTERKTEKPKQRQERPNKRSEKPQPVNQQKAKEKPEASSEEAQTAKPKQERGRSQRSKPEGSRGQKKLTQRPSEKPQGAKPARKKQETGEETQEGQARGRNNQRRRPQKQHSPKQDNAPAPRRQRPASKPETAFEPVKADPIPEANLDELDQTELLKVVTEVVNRLITPVIGETPVEARIEDGRVKASISSGENSGLLIGREGQTLASFQYLANRIIAKMFGVAVRVQLDTGDYRERQDDKLRDIALHLAEKAKSMGKPQSTRPLSSYHRRVVHLALQEDDEIQTRSKGDGPLKRVIIGRKRK; encoded by the coding sequence ATGGATGGATACAAAGAGTTCAAGGGTAAAACCCTTGACAGCGCTATTGAGGAAGCGTGCAGCTACTTCAATAGTCCTCGGGAAAAACTGGAAATTGACCTCATTAATGACGCGAAGACCGGTATTTTTGGTTTAGTTGGGGCAAAGAAAGCTAGAATTAGAGCCCGCAGAATGCAGGTTCAGTTTGATTCGCAGGCATTGTCTGCCCCTTCAGAGACTTCCCGACGATCTAAGAAAAATGCCGCATCGGTTACGGCGGAACCAACAACCGAGCGCAAGACTGAGAAGCCGAAACAACGGCAGGAACGTCCAAATAAACGTTCTGAAAAGCCTCAGCCTGTTAATCAACAAAAAGCAAAAGAAAAGCCTGAAGCCTCTTCCGAAGAAGCTCAGACTGCAAAACCAAAACAGGAACGTGGTCGTTCCCAGCGCTCTAAGCCGGAAGGCAGCCGTGGTCAGAAAAAACTGACTCAGAGGCCTTCTGAAAAGCCTCAAGGTGCAAAACCTGCTCGTAAAAAACAAGAGACAGGCGAAGAGACGCAGGAAGGACAAGCGCGTGGTCGTAATAACCAGCGCCGTCGTCCGCAGAAACAGCATTCTCCGAAACAGGATAATGCTCCGGCTCCAAGAAGACAGCGTCCGGCTTCAAAACCGGAAACTGCATTTGAACCGGTAAAAGCGGATCCGATCCCTGAAGCAAACCTTGATGAGCTCGATCAGACTGAGCTTTTGAAGGTGGTAACAGAAGTAGTAAACCGCCTTATTACTCCTGTAATCGGTGAGACTCCGGTTGAAGCCCGTATTGAAGACGGACGCGTTAAAGCTTCCATTTCAAGCGGTGAGAATTCTGGACTCCTGATTGGTCGTGAAGGCCAGACTCTTGCTTCATTCCAGTATCTTGCAAACCGTATTATCGCTAAGATGTTCGGTGTTGCAGTGCGAGTTCAACTGGATACTGGCGACTACCGTGAGCGTCAGGATGATAAATTGCGCGACATAGCTCTGCATTTGGCTGAAAAAGCTAAAAGCATGGGAAAACCGCAGTCAACTCGTCCGCTCAGCTCCTACCATCGCCGCGTGGTTCATCTTGCTTTGCAAGAGGATGACGAAATCCAGACCCGCAGTAAAGGTGATGGCCCGCTCAAGCGTGTTATCATCGGTCGTAAGCGCAAATAG
- the yidC gene encoding membrane protein insertase YidC → MDKNRVIITVVLCLVITVGWNYLAEYMGWLPQPVEQTAVQETAKADSKAPAKVQPAQNTPAPELPVFKAENGRTVTVDTPLYTAIFHSNGGVLQSFVLKNYKAENTPDSPKVDLIGKPASAFAPLGLLIDGDRTWENAAWSLKGSDLTLENGKNGMLVFVGEVNGLRIEREFSFTADTYTITEKTNIINAGTSPRNVRLDYTLDADSMADAGNPYNKTRVAWFTDAEGLDTEDDVEDLGNGISSTLPMMWAGVESNYFIAAIAPKGADLALKAKFQSGVYRIALEKDNIGIAPGNLSTSTATYYFGPKITKYLAAAPNTLSAAENYGFFTVLAVPMLKMINFFEQYVGNYGVAIILLTILIKIAFWPLSRKSYKSMESMKKLQPMMQKIREKYADDREKQNAEVMALYKTYKVNPVGGCLPMVIQIPVFFGLYQALLNAIQLRHASFIDFLPFTNMPWLSDLSAPDPYYITPIVMGATMLLQQLLSPSTGDPTQRKMMLIMPVVFTFMFLNFPAGLVVYWLVNNVLSIFQQWLMLRKA, encoded by the coding sequence ATGGATAAAAACCGAGTCATAATTACCGTTGTGCTCTGCCTGGTTATCACCGTTGGGTGGAATTACCTTGCCGAGTACATGGGGTGGTTACCGCAGCCTGTTGAACAGACTGCAGTACAAGAAACTGCAAAGGCAGATTCCAAAGCCCCTGCGAAGGTTCAGCCAGCACAAAACACACCAGCACCAGAACTGCCAGTTTTCAAAGCTGAAAATGGACGCACTGTTACTGTTGATACTCCCCTTTACACTGCGATATTCCATTCTAATGGCGGTGTGTTGCAGAGCTTTGTTCTTAAAAATTACAAAGCTGAAAATACCCCTGATTCTCCAAAAGTTGATCTCATCGGCAAACCAGCTTCTGCATTTGCTCCTCTTGGCCTCCTTATTGATGGCGACCGTACCTGGGAAAATGCAGCATGGAGCTTGAAAGGCTCTGATCTTACCCTCGAAAATGGTAAGAACGGTATGCTCGTGTTTGTTGGTGAAGTTAATGGGTTGCGTATTGAGCGTGAATTCTCATTTACAGCAGATACCTACACCATTACTGAAAAGACTAATATCATTAACGCAGGTACCAGCCCGCGTAATGTTCGATTGGACTACACTCTTGATGCCGACAGTATGGCCGACGCTGGCAACCCGTACAATAAAACACGTGTTGCATGGTTTACTGACGCCGAAGGTCTTGATACTGAAGATGATGTTGAAGATCTCGGAAACGGCATCAGCAGCACTCTGCCTATGATGTGGGCAGGTGTGGAAAGCAACTACTTTATTGCAGCCATAGCACCTAAAGGTGCTGATCTTGCTCTGAAAGCTAAGTTCCAGAGCGGCGTGTATAGAATTGCTCTTGAAAAAGATAATATCGGAATTGCTCCCGGTAACCTGTCAACTTCGACTGCCACCTACTACTTTGGCCCTAAGATCACCAAGTATCTTGCCGCCGCTCCTAATACTTTGAGCGCAGCTGAAAACTACGGATTCTTTACTGTTCTCGCAGTGCCAATGCTCAAAATGATTAACTTCTTTGAGCAATATGTAGGTAACTACGGTGTAGCAATTATCTTGCTTACCATTCTTATCAAGATAGCATTCTGGCCATTGTCTCGTAAGAGCTATAAATCAATGGAGTCTATGAAAAAGCTCCAGCCTATGATGCAGAAGATTCGCGAAAAGTATGCAGATGATCGCGAAAAACAGAATGCGGAAGTCATGGCATTGTACAAAACTTACAAGGTAAACCCTGTAGGTGGTTGTCTGCCGATGGTTATCCAGATTCCAGTGTTCTTCGGCTTATATCAGGCGTTGCTTAACGCAATTCAGTTGCGTCATGCTTCTTTCATTGATTTCTTGCCGTTTACAAACATGCCTTGGCTTTCTGACTTATCTGCACCAGACCCATACTACATCACTCCTATTGTGATGGGTGCAACCATGCTGCTCCAGCAGCTGCTCAGCCCGAGCACCGGCGACCCGACTCAGCGTAAGATGATGCTCATCATGCCAGTAGTCTTTACGTTTATGTTCTTGAACTTCCCTGCCGGTCTTGTGGTGTATTGGCTTGTAAACAACGTGCTCTCCATCTTCCAGCAGTGGCTCATGCTACGTAAGGCGTAA
- the yidD gene encoding membrane protein insertion efficiency factor YidD, which produces MKKLFRTLLVAPIRFYQLCISPLFPPACRFVPTCSEYAAQAVMRHGFLKGSALAVWRILRCNPWSAGGHDPVPPSKDKNPYA; this is translated from the coding sequence ATGAAGAAACTCTTCCGCACGCTGCTGGTAGCGCCTATACGATTTTACCAGCTCTGTATTTCGCCTCTTTTTCCGCCTGCTTGCCGCTTTGTCCCTACGTGTTCAGAGTATGCGGCGCAGGCCGTGATGCGCCACGGCTTCTTGAAGGGATCCGCTCTTGCCGTATGGCGCATTTTGCGTTGTAACCCCTGGTCTGCAGGGGGGCACGATCCCGTCCCGCCTTCCAAAGATAAAAATCCCTATGCATAG
- the rnpA gene encoding ribonuclease P protein component, translating to MICLTFPRTHRLTRRPEFVKCYDEGRRYFSKNFVLFVLEKEEPLALWRVGLAVTKKTGSAVQRNRVKRVLREFFRLNQREIPNGIDLVVVPKRRLNPECVDLHFVTQELLPIIHKLRERSARDGEDEA from the coding sequence ATTATCTGCCTAACGTTCCCAAGAACACATCGGCTGACCCGGCGGCCTGAATTCGTAAAATGTTACGATGAAGGCCGCCGATACTTTTCTAAAAATTTCGTTCTGTTTGTTTTAGAAAAGGAAGAACCCCTCGCCTTATGGCGAGTGGGGTTGGCTGTAACGAAGAAAACAGGATCGGCAGTACAACGTAACCGCGTGAAACGTGTGTTGCGTGAGTTTTTTCGACTGAATCAGCGGGAAATACCGAACGGCATTGATTTAGTTGTTGTGCCAAAACGCCGATTGAATCCTGAGTGTGTTGACCTGCATTTTGTCACACAGGAACTTTTGCCTATCATTCACAAGCTACGTGAAAGGTCAGCTCGGGATGGGGAAGACGAAGCGTAA
- the rpmH gene encoding 50S ribosomal protein L34, which translates to MKRTYQPSKIKRKRTHGFRARLKTVGGRAILRRRRAKGRAKLSA; encoded by the coding sequence ATGAAGAGAACTTACCAGCCTAGCAAAATTAAGCGCAAAAGAACCCACGGTTTTCGTGCTCGTCTCAAAACCGTTGGTGGTCGTGCGATTCTTCGTCGCAGACGCGCTAAAGGTCGTGCGAAATTATCTGCCTAA
- a CDS encoding FlgO family outer membrane protein, whose product MRNVLILLAAVACLLPAAAFAERGSVLPPAPEQIITLPDLRFEPSSLSAENFMAADVIAEQMSGKVSRNSPVLIASMVQLDDLRHSSMLGRLVMQQIASRISQFGYKVLESRLKKEYSIIPREGEFILSRDVSELMKKEYNAQVVLVGSYVPTPYRVYVSIRLLRVADGVVMAAHEYTLKNRREFAVLLREDKGEQRDLWAMYNKRPNAYSSSEKRTKVKKGAMLSAPDMIMPEVDGQVDLTNFPELSSPANAADLKR is encoded by the coding sequence ATGCGAAACGTTCTGATTCTTTTAGCAGCGGTTGCATGTTTGTTACCAGCGGCAGCATTTGCGGAGCGCGGCAGCGTGTTACCTCCCGCGCCTGAACAGATTATAACCTTGCCCGATCTGCGTTTTGAGCCTTCATCACTTTCTGCTGAGAACTTTATGGCAGCAGACGTGATCGCAGAGCAAATGAGCGGCAAAGTGAGCCGCAACAGCCCTGTGCTTATTGCAAGCATGGTTCAGCTGGACGATCTTCGCCATTCTTCCATGCTTGGAAGACTTGTTATGCAGCAGATTGCATCCCGCATCAGCCAGTTCGGATATAAGGTTTTAGAGTCTCGTCTTAAAAAAGAATATTCCATTATCCCGAGAGAGGGTGAATTTATTTTAAGCCGTGATGTATCCGAATTGATGAAAAAGGAGTACAATGCGCAGGTAGTACTCGTAGGCAGCTACGTGCCGACGCCATATAGAGTCTATGTTTCTATCAGATTGCTGCGTGTTGCGGACGGTGTGGTCATGGCTGCACATGAATATACGCTGAAAAACAGACGCGAGTTTGCTGTATTGCTTCGGGAAGACAAAGGTGAGCAGCGTGACTTGTGGGCAATGTATAATAAGCGGCCTAATGCATATTCTTCATCTGAAAAAAGGACAAAAGTCAAAAAAGGCGCTATGTTGTCTGCACCAGATATGATTATGCCCGAGGTAGATGGACAGGTTGATCTGACAAACTTTCCAGAACTGAGTTCGCCTGCGAATGCAGCTGATTTAAAAAGGTAG
- the groL gene encoding chaperonin GroEL (60 kDa chaperone family; promotes refolding of misfolded polypeptides especially under stressful conditions; forms two stacked rings of heptamers to form a barrel-shaped 14mer; ends can be capped by GroES; misfolded proteins enter the barrel where they are refolded when GroES binds) produces MAKEILFDVKARESLSRGVDKLANAVKVTLGPKGRNVVIEKSFGAPVITKDGVSVAKEIELEDKFENMGAQMVKEVASKTSDIAGDGTTTATILAQAIYREGVKLVAAGRNPMAIKRGVDKAVEALVGELNALAKPTRDQKEIAQVGTISANSDATIGNIIAEAMSKVGKEGVITVEEAKGLETTLDVVEGMQFDRGYLSPYFVTNADKMVAEMDEPLILICEKKISNMKDMLPVLEQVAKMSKPLVIIAEDVDGEALAALVVNKLRGTLNVAAVKAPGFGERRKAMLEDIAVLTGGQVVSEEMGVKLEAITVAELGSAKRVVVDKENTTIVHGAGKAEDIKARGKMIRAQIEESSSDYDREKLQERLAKIVGGVAVINVGAATETEMKEKKDRVEDALNATRAAVEEGIVPGGGTALVRVSVVLDDVKPADDDEAAGVRIIRRAIEEPLRQIAANAGFEGSVIVEKVKDGKDGMGFNAAIGEYEDLIKSGVIDPKKVTRIALQNAASVASLLLTTECAIADKPEPAGAAAPAMPGGMGGMGGMGGMY; encoded by the coding sequence ATGGCTAAAGAAATTCTTTTTGACGTTAAAGCTCGCGAAAGCCTTTCTCGTGGCGTAGATAAACTTGCTAACGCTGTTAAAGTGACCCTCGGCCCTAAAGGCCGTAACGTTGTTATCGAAAAATCTTTCGGTGCTCCTGTTATCACAAAAGACGGTGTTTCTGTTGCTAAAGAAATCGAACTCGAAGACAAGTTCGAAAACATGGGCGCACAGATGGTTAAAGAAGTTGCTTCTAAAACTTCTGACATCGCTGGTGACGGTACTACTACTGCTACCATCCTCGCTCAGGCAATCTACCGCGAAGGCGTAAAACTCGTTGCTGCCGGCCGTAACCCAATGGCTATTAAACGCGGTGTAGACAAAGCTGTTGAAGCTCTTGTCGGCGAACTTAACGCTCTTGCTAAACCAACCCGCGACCAGAAAGAAATCGCACAGGTTGGTACCATCTCTGCTAACTCCGATGCTACCATCGGTAACATCATTGCAGAAGCAATGAGCAAAGTTGGTAAAGAAGGCGTTATCACTGTTGAAGAAGCAAAAGGCCTCGAAACTACTCTCGACGTAGTTGAAGGTATGCAGTTCGATCGTGGTTACCTTTCTCCTTACTTTGTAACCAATGCAGACAAAATGGTTGCAGAAATGGACGAGCCTCTCATCCTTATCTGCGAAAAGAAAATTTCTAATATGAAAGACATGCTCCCTGTTCTCGAACAGGTTGCTAAAATGTCCAAGCCACTCGTTATCATCGCTGAAGATGTAGACGGCGAAGCTCTTGCAGCTCTCGTTGTTAACAAACTCCGCGGTACCCTTAACGTTGCTGCTGTTAAAGCTCCTGGCTTTGGCGAACGTCGTAAAGCAATGCTTGAAGACATCGCTGTCCTCACCGGTGGTCAGGTTGTTTCTGAAGAAATGGGTGTTAAACTCGAAGCTATCACCGTTGCAGAACTCGGTTCCGCTAAACGCGTAGTAGTTGACAAAGAAAACACCACTATCGTTCACGGTGCTGGTAAAGCTGAAGACATCAAAGCACGCGGTAAAATGATCCGTGCTCAGATTGAAGAGTCTTCTTCTGACTACGATCGTGAAAAACTTCAGGAACGTCTTGCTAAAATCGTTGGTGGCGTAGCAGTTATCAACGTTGGCGCAGCAACTGAAACCGAAATGAAAGAGAAAAAAGACCGTGTAGAAGATGCTCTCAACGCAACTCGTGCTGCTGTTGAAGAAGGCATTGTTCCTGGCGGTGGTACTGCTCTCGTTCGTGTTTCCGTTGTTCTCGATGACGTAAAACCTGCTGACGACGATGAAGCTGCTGGCGTACGCATCATCCGTCGCGCTATCGAAGAGCCTCTTCGTCAGATCGCAGCTAACGCTGGTTTTGAAGGTTCCGTAATCGTTGAGAAAGTAAAAGACGGTAAAGACGGCATGGGCTTCAACGCTGCAATCGGCGAATATGAAGACCTTATCAAGTCCGGCGTTATCGATCCTAAAAAAGTAACCCGTATCGCTCTGCAGAACGCAGCTTCTGTTGCTTCTCTCCTGCTCACCACTGAGTGCGCAATTGCAGATAAGCCTGAACCTGCTGGTGCTGCAGCTCCTGCAATGCCAGGCGGCATGGGCGGCATGGGCGGCATGGGTGGCATGTACTAG
- the groES gene encoding co-chaperone GroES: protein MNLKPLSDRVLVKRLEAEEKTAGGLYIPDTAKEKPSRGEIVAAGPGRVENGNTIAMTVNVGDVVLFNKYAGNEINIDGEEYLVMREEDVLAIIA from the coding sequence ATGAATCTGAAGCCACTGAGCGATCGAGTTCTGGTAAAACGCCTTGAAGCTGAAGAGAAGACTGCTGGCGGTCTCTACATCCCTGACACTGCCAAAGAAAAACCTTCTCGCGGTGAGATCGTTGCTGCAGGCCCTGGTCGTGTTGAAAATGGTAACACCATCGCTATGACTGTTAACGTTGGCGACGTTGTTCTTTTTAACAAATATGCAGGTAACGAAATCAATATCGACGGCGAAGAATACCTCGTAATGCGCGAAGAAGACGTTCTCGCAATTATCGCTTAA